From a single Okeanomitos corallinicola TIOX110 genomic region:
- a CDS encoding F0F1 ATP synthase subunit B — MGTFVLLMAEAAAVGGELAEGAEHSGFGLNTNILETNLINLAIIITVLFVFGRKVLGGNLKARRENIETAIKSAEQRAAEAASKLQVAQQKLTQAQTEASSITAKAAESAKTAQKAILDQAAADVERMQAAGAADLNAELDKAIAQLKQRVVAQALAKAETQLKAGIAEDVQKTIIDRSIAQLGG; from the coding sequence ATGGGGACTTTTGTACTATTGATGGCGGAAGCAGCCGCCGTCGGAGGTGAACTGGCAGAGGGAGCAGAACATAGTGGTTTTGGTCTAAATACTAATATTTTAGAGACCAACCTAATTAACCTTGCCATTATTATTACTGTGCTGTTTGTTTTTGGACGTAAAGTTTTGGGTGGTAATCTCAAAGCCCGTCGAGAAAATATTGAAACAGCAATTAAGAGTGCAGAGCAAAGAGCAGCAGAAGCTGCTAGTAAATTGCAAGTAGCTCAACAAAAGCTAACACAAGCTCAAACTGAAGCAAGCTCAATCACAGCTAAAGCGGCAGAAAGTGCTAAAACGGCTCAAAAGGCAATTTTAGATCAAGCTGCTGCTGATGTTGAGAGAATGCAAGCAGCTGGTGCGGCTGATTTGAATGCAGAACTAGATAAAGCGATCGCTCAATTGAAGCAGAGAGTAGTAGCTCAAGCATTAGCAAAAGCTGAGACTCAACTCAAAGCTGGTATTGCTGAGGATGTTCAAAAAACTATTATTGACCGCAGCATCGCGCAATTGGGAGGTTAA
- the atpE gene encoding ATP synthase F0 subunit C translates to MDPLVSAASVLAAALAVGLAAIGPGIGQGNAAGQAVEGIARQPEAEGKIRGTLLLSLAFMEALTIYGLVVALVLLFANPFA, encoded by the coding sequence ATGGATCCATTAGTTTCTGCTGCTTCCGTATTAGCTGCTGCTCTCGCTGTTGGTTTGGCTGCAATCGGCCCTGGTATTGGTCAAGGTAACGCAGCAGGACAAGCTGTAGAAGGTATTGCTCGTCAACCTGAAGCTGAAGGCAAAATTCGTGGTACATTGCTACTCAGTTTGGCGTTCATGGAAGCGTTAACCATCTACGGTCTAGTAGTTGCGCTCGTACTGTTGTTTGCTAACCCCTTCGCATAA
- a CDS encoding glycosyltransferase, which translates to MVDNHLFVFLEIFTREGGIQSYVKDIFRAYSGLNQTCKADVFLLRDGSDCVNPFRSENLEFHYFQSNSAKVGRIKMALALLKYLLQKRPQQVFCGHIKLAGLIQTLCQPLGIPYTVLTYGKEVWGTLKNQEKQALNNAAAIWTISRYSRDQACAANGIDPKKVEMLPCAIDGDKFTPGEKSGELVEKYGLNDGKVLMTVARLWSGDIYKGVDVTIRALPKIIQVFPEVKYLVIGRGDDQPRLAQLATDLGVSDRVVFAGFVATEALMLHYRLADAYVMPSQEGFGIVYLEAMACGIPVLSGDDDGSADPLQDGKLGWRVPHRDPDAVAAACVEILQGNDQRCDGKWLRSQAISIFGIEAFQQRLQQLLTPSNCQ; encoded by the coding sequence GTGGTAGATAATCATTTATTTGTATTCTTGGAAATCTTCACCCGTGAAGGTGGAATTCAATCCTACGTCAAAGATATTTTTCGCGCCTATTCAGGATTAAACCAAACTTGTAAAGCGGATGTATTTCTATTGCGGGATGGTTCTGATTGTGTGAATCCTTTTAGATCAGAAAATTTAGAATTCCATTATTTTCAAAGTAATTCTGCTAAAGTTGGGAGAATAAAAATGGCTTTAGCTTTACTTAAATATCTGCTGCAAAAACGACCCCAACAGGTTTTTTGTGGTCATATCAAATTAGCAGGATTAATACAAACTCTTTGTCAGCCTTTAGGAATTCCCTATACTGTACTTACCTATGGCAAAGAAGTTTGGGGAACTCTGAAAAATCAAGAAAAACAGGCTTTAAATAATGCTGCTGCAATTTGGACAATTAGCCGTTATAGTCGAGATCAAGCCTGTGCTGCTAATGGAATTGATCCAAAAAAAGTAGAAATGCTACCTTGCGCTATTGATGGTGATAAATTTACTCCTGGAGAAAAATCAGGGGAACTGGTTGAAAAATATGGTTTAAATGATGGCAAAGTATTAATGACTGTTGCCAGGTTATGGTCTGGAGATATTTATAAAGGTGTAGATGTAACAATTAGAGCCTTACCAAAAATTATTCAGGTATTTCCAGAGGTCAAATATTTAGTAATTGGCCGTGGTGATGATCAACCAAGACTAGCACAATTAGCAACAGATTTAGGAGTGAGCGATCGCGTAGTTTTTGCTGGATTTGTTGCCACAGAAGCATTAATGTTACACTATCGCCTAGCAGATGCTTATGTCATGCCTTCTCAAGAAGGTTTTGGTATTGTCTATTTAGAAGCAATGGCTTGTGGTATTCCTGTTTTATCCGGTGATGATGATGGTTCAGCAGACCCACTACAAGATGGTAAACTAGGATGGAGAGTACCACACCGTGACCCCGATGCCGTAGCAGCAGCTTGTGTAGAAATTCTCCAAGGTAACGATCAACGCTGTGATGGCAAATGGTTGAGATCACAGGCGATCTCTATCTTTGGTATAGAAGCTTTTCAACAACGTCTCCAACAGTTACTGACTCCATCAAATTGTCAATAA
- a CDS encoding pentapeptide repeat-containing protein has protein sequence MTTPSVRRNSHKSSQSQKPDKAHFLPLSTRRLAAWAVEITLVVASGLVPFGMGVYANSRSDVKRVPLSPILVVTERAIARPLALPISYGIRNVATPTNFLWTVALLAPLTLSGWQLYLLGKTGSTIPKRWFGVRVINEQGKAPGLGVAIVREGVGRWAAPVSIAYLLWRYSFAFPNLGLFTFLTIFIILGESTGWPSQKRRRAFHDQLAGTYTVGINEKIQPVKPPEEKINEVTQSENKQDIKPSQPPSAINKKPLSPNLTLLVVGVISMVTVLSTLVGTQVYIQTQESLRKTQQINSQKFLELIKIVNPDSGATNAERQQAILALGGINDTQSIKFLVDLLVKETNLSTIDTIQQALTNIGPGAIPELKRMNLFLMGELESGGNFRNIREQQLSLNQQAINKIISVYSGKINNLDLSNAQLGTNSSQDNSSFKLVLKNTDLSGVVFKSANLNQANLKGSRFRSPGEDGRWDTYDDIVADLSKTQLQQADLTETNLSRVLMNRSDLSRSTLNKSNLSNARLVGANLSSTQMIGSDLRKVILEDGILTGADISNAKLIEADLYAAHLVRVSAIGTQLSYANLTNTDWQGADLSEAYLDYANLSNANLSTTRLSGAVLRSANLQNANLQNADLSRADLRGANLDGADFQGTILSPGKHNPEDSFVETSDLGSKAAIVEGVDFSRAKNLNSQQLAFICTKGGIHSRCP, from the coding sequence ATGACAACCCCCAGTGTGAGGAGAAACTCTCATAAATCTAGCCAATCTCAAAAACCAGATAAAGCCCATTTTCTACCTCTATCAACAAGACGTTTAGCCGCTTGGGCGGTAGAAATTACCTTAGTAGTTGCCAGTGGCTTAGTACCCTTTGGAATGGGTGTGTACGCCAACTCCCGCAGCGATGTGAAACGAGTACCCTTGTCACCGATTTTAGTAGTCACAGAAAGAGCGATCGCCAGACCTTTGGCACTACCCATAAGTTACGGTATTCGTAATGTTGCTACTCCCACTAATTTCTTATGGACTGTAGCCTTATTAGCTCCCTTAACACTTTCTGGGTGGCAACTGTACCTACTTGGTAAAACAGGCAGCACCATTCCCAAACGTTGGTTTGGTGTCCGGGTAATCAACGAACAAGGTAAAGCCCCAGGTTTAGGAGTGGCAATTGTTAGAGAAGGAGTAGGGCGTTGGGCTGCTCCAGTTTCCATTGCTTACTTACTGTGGCGTTACAGCTTCGCTTTCCCCAACTTGGGTTTATTCACATTTTTAACGATTTTTATCATACTCGGTGAAAGCACGGGCTGGCCTTCCCAAAAACGTCGTCGAGCCTTCCATGATCAATTAGCAGGTACATATACAGTAGGTATCAACGAAAAAATCCAGCCAGTAAAACCACCAGAAGAAAAGATAAACGAAGTCACACAGTCAGAAAATAAACAAGATATAAAACCCAGTCAGCCACCTTCAGCCATAAATAAAAAACCTCTGAGTCCTAACTTAACATTGTTGGTAGTAGGGGTTATCAGTATGGTAACAGTGTTATCTACTTTAGTAGGCACACAAGTCTACATCCAAACCCAAGAAAGTTTACGCAAAACTCAGCAAATTAATAGTCAAAAGTTTCTGGAACTGATCAAAATAGTTAACCCTGACTCTGGTGCTACCAATGCTGAACGTCAACAAGCAATATTAGCCTTGGGTGGAATTAATGATACGCAGTCTATCAAATTCTTAGTAGATTTACTGGTAAAAGAAACCAACCTCAGCACTATAGATACTATCCAACAAGCACTGACAAACATTGGACCTGGAGCAATACCAGAATTAAAACGGATGAATCTGTTTTTAATGGGAGAACTAGAATCTGGAGGGAATTTCCGTAATATTCGGGAACAACAACTAAGTCTCAACCAACAGGCCATTAACAAAATTATCTCCGTTTACAGTGGCAAAATTAATAACCTTGATTTAAGTAACGCCCAATTGGGTACAAATAGTTCCCAAGACAATTCTTCGTTTAAATTAGTGTTAAAAAATACTGACTTATCAGGAGTTGTTTTCAAATCTGCCAACCTGAATCAAGCTAACTTAAAAGGTAGTCGTTTCCGTAGTCCTGGTGAAGATGGACGCTGGGATACCTATGATGATATTGTTGCTGATTTGAGTAAAACCCAACTACAGCAAGCTGATTTGACAGAAACTAACCTTAGTCGCGTATTGATGAACCGCAGTGATTTAAGTCGTTCCACTCTCAACAAATCTAACCTATCCAATGCTCGGTTAGTAGGTGCAAATCTCAGTAGCACCCAAATGATTGGTAGTGATTTGCGAAAGGTAATTTTAGAAGATGGAATTTTAACAGGGGCAGATATTAGTAATGCAAAATTAATAGAAGCAGATTTATATGCCGCCCATTTAGTCCGTGTTTCTGCCATTGGTACACAATTATCTTATGCCAATTTAACTAACACTGATTGGCAAGGTGCAGACTTATCAGAAGCTTATTTAGATTATGCAAATCTCAGTAATGCTAACTTGAGTACCACTCGGTTAAGCGGTGCTGTTTTACGCTCTGCCAACTTACAAAATGCTAACTTACAAAATGCAGATTTAAGTCGTGCAGACTTACGAGGTGCAAATTTAGATGGTGCCGATTTTCAAGGTACTATACTCTCTCCTGGTAAACACAATCCTGAAGATAGTTTTGTAGAAACTTCCGATTTGGGTTCAAAAGCTGCCATAGTTGAGGGTGTTGATTTTAGCCGAGCTAAAAATTTAAATTCGCAACAACTAGCATTTATTTGTACAAAAGGTGGTATCCATTCCCGTTGTCCATAA
- the atpB gene encoding F0F1 ATP synthase subunit A gives MLSFPNFYSLPLAELEVGKHLYWQIGNLKLHGQVFLTSWFVIGVLTLVSVLASSNIKRIPSGIQNLMEFALEFIRDLAKNQIGEKEYRPWVPFIGTLFLFIFVSNWSGALVPFKLIHLPEGELTAPTSDINTTVALALLTSLAYFYAGFSKKGLGYFGNYVQPVSFMLPFKIIEDFTKPLSLSFRLFGNILADELVVGVLVLLVPLFVPLPVMALGLFTSAIQALIFATLAAAYIGEAMEDHHGEEHEGSH, from the coding sequence ATGCTGAGTTTTCCCAACTTCTACTCTCTTCCACTTGCCGAATTGGAAGTAGGGAAGCATCTGTACTGGCAAATAGGTAACTTAAAGCTACATGGACAGGTGTTTCTCACCTCCTGGTTTGTAATTGGCGTGTTGACACTTGTTTCCGTATTGGCAAGCAGCAACATCAAACGCATTCCTAGCGGCATTCAAAACCTAATGGAGTTTGCCTTAGAATTCATCAGGGATTTGGCAAAAAACCAGATCGGCGAGAAAGAATATCGCCCCTGGGTCCCCTTCATTGGTACTTTGTTTTTGTTCATTTTCGTGTCAAATTGGTCAGGGGCATTAGTTCCTTTTAAGCTAATTCATCTGCCAGAAGGTGAACTAACCGCACCAACAAGTGACATTAACACAACAGTTGCCTTAGCACTGTTAACATCTTTAGCTTATTTTTATGCTGGCTTCAGCAAAAAAGGCTTGGGGTACTTCGGCAACTACGTGCAACCAGTTTCCTTCATGTTGCCCTTCAAGATTATTGAAGATTTCACTAAACCCCTTTCCTTAAGCTTCCGTTTATTCGGTAACATCTTAGCTGATGAACTGGTTGTAGGCGTGCTAGTCTTACTAGTGCCTCTGTTCGTACCACTGCCAGTAATGGCATTGGGCTTATTTACGAGCGCCATTCAAGCCTTAATTTTTGCCACCCTCGCGGCTGCCTACATTGGGGAAGCGATGGAAGATCATCATGGCGAAGAGCATGAGGGTTCTCATTAA
- a CDS encoding F0F1 ATP synthase subunit B', whose amino-acid sequence MTHWITLLAVEEVAKEGGLFDLDATLPLMAIQFLVLALILNATLYKPLGKAIDGRNEYVRNNQLDAQERLSKAEKLAEQYEQELAGARRQAQTIIAEAQAEAQKMAAQKIAAAQQEAQAQREKASGEIEQQKQQALASLEAQVDALSRQILEKLLGADLVSQR is encoded by the coding sequence ATGACACACTGGATCACCTTATTGGCAGTAGAAGAAGTTGCCAAGGAAGGGGGCTTGTTTGACTTAGATGCGACTTTGCCTTTGATGGCAATTCAGTTTCTAGTTTTAGCCCTGATATTGAACGCAACTCTCTATAAGCCCCTGGGTAAAGCCATTGATGGACGGAATGAATACGTTCGTAACAATCAATTGGATGCCCAAGAACGCTTGTCAAAGGCGGAAAAATTAGCCGAGCAGTATGAGCAAGAACTAGCCGGTGCAAGAAGACAAGCTCAAACAATTATTGCCGAAGCTCAAGCAGAAGCGCAAAAAATGGCAGCCCAGAAAATAGCTGCCGCGCAACAAGAAGCTCAGGCACAAAGAGAAAAGGCATCTGGTGAAATTGAGCAGCAAAAGCAACAAGCCTTAGCTTCACTAGAAGCACAGGTAGATGCCCTCAGTCGCCAAATACTAGAGAAACTGTTAGGTGCTGACTTAGTAAGCCAACGCTAA
- a CDS encoding DUF1636 family protein — protein sequence MTAANISLTSPSSNNTVAAHTLFVCKTCASVWQDGKRVGESGGQKLLREIQETAESWELKDDFPIQEVECMSACSRSCVVAFASAGKLTYLFGDLPTENCAEAILECASKYYSRTDGVLPWSERPEPLKNGILARIPTLS from the coding sequence ATGACTGCTGCTAATATTTCTCTAACTTCTCCTAGTAGTAATAATACTGTTGCTGCTCACACTTTGTTTGTGTGTAAAACCTGCGCTAGTGTTTGGCAAGATGGTAAACGCGTAGGTGAAAGTGGTGGTCAAAAATTACTCCGAGAAATCCAAGAAACTGCTGAAAGTTGGGAATTAAAAGATGATTTTCCCATCCAAGAAGTTGAATGTATGAGTGCTTGTAGTCGTTCTTGTGTGGTAGCCTTTGCCAGTGCAGGTAAATTAACTTACTTATTTGGTGATTTACCAACAGAAAATTGCGCGGAAGCCATCCTCGAATGTGCAAGTAAATACTACTCTCGTACTGATGGTGTTTTACCTTGGTCAGAACGTCCCGAACCTTTGAAAAATGGTATTTTAGCCAGAATTCCCACCTTATCTTAA
- a CDS encoding cobalt-precorrin-6A reductase — protein sequence MRVLILGGTGDARELAARVANITEIQAIASLSGATREPVTPVGNVRVGGFGGVAGLVNYLREMQIDVLIDATHPFANQISENATKAAQEVGISRLLLNRPPWEKLPGDNWLEVNNNIDAAATLENQNQRVFLTIGRQEISTFAHLQNIWFLMRMIDPPKADSIIPNGLILYDKGPFNLEKERDILIQYSIDTIVSKNSGGNATYSKIIAARELGIKVVMVKRPPVPEGEQVADVEGAVKWLREKLKVMNLEDV from the coding sequence ATGCGTGTTTTAATTTTGGGTGGTACTGGTGATGCGAGGGAATTGGCTGCAAGAGTAGCAAATATTACTGAGATTCAAGCGATCGCATCTTTGTCCGGTGCTACCCGTGAACCTGTTACACCTGTTGGTAATGTTCGTGTTGGCGGTTTTGGTGGTGTGGCAGGTTTAGTTAATTACCTCAGAGAGATGCAAATTGATGTGTTAATTGATGCCACTCATCCCTTTGCTAATCAAATTTCTGAAAATGCCACCAAAGCAGCACAGGAAGTAGGTATTTCTCGGTTATTATTAAATCGTCCCCCGTGGGAAAAATTACCTGGTGATAATTGGTTAGAAGTAAACAATAATATTGATGCAGCAGCAACTTTAGAAAATCAAAATCAAAGAGTATTTTTAACTATTGGGAGACAGGAAATTTCCACCTTTGCACATTTACAGAATATCTGGTTTTTAATGCGAATGATAGATCCCCCAAAAGCAGATTCTATCATCCCCAATGGTTTGATTTTATATGATAAAGGTCCTTTTAATTTAGAAAAGGAAAGAGATATTTTAATTCAATATTCTATAGATACAATTGTCAGTAAAAATAGTGGTGGAAATGCCACTTATTCTAAAATTATTGCTGCACGGGAATTAGGGATAAAGGTAGTAATGGTAAAACGTCCACCTGTACCGGAGGGGGAACAAGTTGCAGATGTTGAAGGTGCGGTGAAGTGGTTGCGGGAAAAATTAAAGGTGATGAATTTAGAGGATGTTTGA
- a CDS encoding class I SAM-dependent methyltransferase, producing the protein MSDSQVSAAVAKLYDTYPFPPEPILDEPPPGYNWRWNWLAAYNFCTGRKPQKQDIRILDAGCGSGVGTEYLVHLNPQAHVVGIDLSAGTLEVAKKRCQSSGAEGVEFHHLSIYDVEQIPGQFDLINCVGVLHHLPDPIRGIQALAKKLAPGGLMHIFVYGELGRWEIQLMQKAIALIQGDKRGDYRDGVQVGRKIFASLSENNRLVKREKERWAMENQRDECFADMYVHPQETDYNIDTLFKLIDASELDFVGFSNPGFWQLEKLLEKAPELIERAAELTERQRYRLIELLNPEVTHYEFFLSRPPLPKTDWSADNTLLAAIPELNPCIDGFPSKCLFNYDYQIINLSDAEFEFMKSCDGDAKIADIIGQTELDLNGVRKLIKQQLLLLTPSERV; encoded by the coding sequence ATGTCCGACTCTCAAGTAAGTGCTGCTGTTGCGAAACTCTACGACACCTATCCATTCCCCCCCGAACCCATCCTCGACGAACCACCACCAGGATATAATTGGCGTTGGAATTGGTTAGCTGCTTACAACTTCTGCACAGGTAGAAAACCACAAAAGCAAGATATCCGCATTTTAGATGCTGGTTGTGGTTCAGGAGTCGGTACAGAATATTTAGTACATCTCAACCCACAAGCTCACGTAGTAGGAATTGATTTAAGTGCTGGTACTTTAGAAGTAGCCAAAAAACGCTGTCAAAGTTCCGGTGCTGAAGGTGTAGAATTTCATCACCTGAGTATTTACGATGTGGAACAAATACCAGGACAATTTGATTTAATTAATTGCGTTGGTGTGCTTCATCATCTACCAGATCCCATTCGTGGTATCCAAGCATTAGCGAAAAAACTCGCCCCAGGTGGGTTAATGCACATTTTTGTGTATGGAGAATTGGGAAGATGGGAAATACAACTAATGCAAAAAGCGATTGCACTTATTCAAGGTGATAAACGCGGTGACTATCGGGATGGTGTGCAAGTCGGCAGAAAAATATTTGCTTCTTTATCAGAAAATAACCGTCTTGTCAAGAGAGAAAAAGAAAGATGGGCAATGGAAAACCAGCGGGATGAATGTTTTGCGGATATGTACGTACATCCCCAGGAAACAGATTATAATATTGATACATTGTTCAAATTAATAGACGCTTCAGAATTAGACTTTGTAGGTTTTTCCAATCCTGGATTTTGGCAGTTAGAAAAGCTTCTAGAAAAAGCACCAGAGTTAATAGAAAGAGCCGCAGAATTAACAGAACGTCAACGTTACAGATTGATAGAATTACTGAATCCAGAAGTAACACATTATGAATTTTTCCTCAGTCGTCCCCCCCTACCCAAAACCGACTGGTCAGCAGATAACACATTATTAGCAGCCATTCCTGAACTCAACCCCTGTATAGATGGGTTTCCCAGTAAATGTTTATTTAATTACGATTACCAAATCATTAATTTATCAGATGCCGAATTTGAGTTTATGAAAAGCTGTGATGGTGATGCCAAAATAGCCGATATCATCGGCCAAACTGAGTTAGACTTAAACGGAGTCAGAAAACTAATAAAACAGCAATTACTATTATTAACACCCAGCGAGAGAGTGTAA
- a CDS encoding ATP synthase subunit I, whose translation MSLSDKSITPTQTTEQDAKPGFEDTKPVDSSMQDFYQLYQELLVTTLVLTAIVFISVWIAYSLNIALNYLLGACAGVLYLRMLAKDVERLGREKQALSKTRLALLVVLILLASRLTQLHILPIFLGFLTYKATLIIYVVRVAFISDSTKLRQP comes from the coding sequence GTGAGCTTGTCAGACAAATCAATTACGCCCACTCAAACAACAGAACAAGATGCGAAACCTGGTTTTGAAGACACAAAACCAGTGGACTCTTCCATGCAAGACTTCTATCAACTCTATCAGGAGTTGTTAGTAACAACACTTGTTTTAACAGCGATAGTTTTTATCTCTGTCTGGATTGCTTACTCACTAAACATTGCTCTAAATTATTTATTAGGGGCGTGTGCAGGTGTGCTTTACTTGAGAATGTTGGCAAAAGATGTTGAGCGGTTAGGAAGGGAAAAACAAGCTCTGAGTAAAACTCGGTTAGCCTTATTAGTAGTGCTGATTTTGCTGGCATCACGCCTGACTCAACTGCATATACTTCCCATCTTTTTGGGATTTCTCACCTATAAAGCCACACTCATCATTTATGTAGTTAGAGTGGCGTTCATTTCTGACTCCACAAAGCTCCGGCAACCTTAA
- a CDS encoding pentapeptide repeat-containing protein, whose protein sequence is MPPDYDRQNLRGRSFKGQNLERANFSNADIRGANFTNAILKGANFTGATAGLQRRWVISLLIAAFLISAIAGFFSIFLGVLIVLIFDTQSSENLIAGIVSLVIATVFCIVTIRKGLMAFAGAVAGAGAVAGAGAVAGAGAFAGAGAGAGAVAGAGAVAGAGAFAGAGAGAFAGAVAVAGAGAVAGAGAGAGAVAVAGARAGAGAGAFAGAGVFVLFSAYIGWRSFQGDKRDAWIRVFAVAFAATGGTSFYGADLTDADFTGATLKNTDFRTANLTGTRFYEVKKLDFARPGNTILSNQAVLNLLVSLNGRKKSYAGANLKGANLIGADLKEANLKDADIIEATFQGANLEWANLTLTQAVGTNFTKAQMTGACVEAWNIESTTILENVDCRFVYLLEFPKPETDDRERRPSSGEFQPGEFTKLFEEVLNTVDLIFQNGIDWKAFVNAFGKVQNENQDTELSIQSIENKGDGVVVVKVNAPEGADKEKIHSDFNQNYQLALAAVEEKYKALLEAKDNEIVIYRQQSADMKEITSLLANKPINVQFDNKVENKNMTNSNDSSRKVEIGSVGGDFTASGQALNLGEISGTVTNTINELPSAPESDKPGIKELLTQLQTAIEEDDNLEAEDKADALEQIKNLADAGKSPQAAGMQKTAKTAIKILKGTLAGLPTATKLVKEFSELLPAISSFLGLG, encoded by the coding sequence ATGCCGCCAGACTATGACCGTCAAAATCTCCGAGGACGCTCTTTTAAAGGTCAAAACTTAGAAAGAGCTAATTTTAGTAATGCTGATATTAGAGGAGCTAATTTTACCAATGCTATTCTTAAAGGTGCTAACTTTACTGGTGCTACGGCTGGACTACAGCGGCGTTGGGTAATTAGTTTACTAATAGCTGCGTTTCTAATTTCAGCAATAGCAGGGTTTTTCTCAATTTTCTTGGGTGTATTAATAGTATTGATTTTTGATACCCAAAGTTCTGAAAACTTGATTGCAGGAATAGTGAGTCTAGTTATTGCGACAGTCTTTTGTATTGTCACTATTCGCAAAGGTTTAATGGCCTTCGCCGGAGCCGTAGCCGGAGCCGGAGCCGTAGCCGGAGCCGGAGCCGTAGCCGGAGCCGGAGCCTTCGCCGGAGCCGGAGCCGGAGCCGGAGCCGTAGCCGGAGCCGGAGCCGTAGCCGGAGCCGGAGCCTTCGCCGGAGCCGGAGCCGGAGCCTTCGCCGGAGCCGTAGCCGTAGCCGGAGCCGGAGCCGTAGCCGGAGCCGGAGCCGGAGCCGGAGCCGTAGCCGTAGCCGGAGCCAGAGCCGGAGCCGGAGCCGGAGCCTTCGCCGGAGCCGGAGTTTTTGTACTTTTTAGTGCTTATATAGGCTGGCGTAGTTTTCAGGGAGATAAGAGAGATGCTTGGATTCGTGTATTTGCTGTTGCTTTTGCAGCTACAGGTGGGACAAGTTTTTATGGTGCTGACTTAACTGATGCTGATTTCACAGGTGCAACCCTGAAAAACACAGATTTCCGAACAGCAAACTTAACGGGGACTCGTTTTTATGAAGTCAAAAAACTTGATTTTGCCAGACCAGGTAATACTATATTAAGTAACCAGGCTGTTCTGAATTTGCTCGTTAGTCTCAATGGTCGAAAGAAATCTTATGCTGGTGCAAACCTCAAAGGTGCAAACCTGATAGGTGCGGATTTGAAAGAGGCTAATTTAAAAGATGCTGATATTATCGAAGCCACTTTTCAAGGTGCTAATTTAGAATGGGCAAATCTGACTCTTACTCAAGCAGTCGGTACTAATTTCACCAAGGCTCAAATGACAGGTGCTTGTGTGGAAGCTTGGAATATTGAAAGTACAACTATATTAGAAAATGTAGATTGTCGCTTTGTCTATCTTTTAGAATTTCCCAAACCGGAAACAGATGACCGTGAACGTCGTCCCAGTAGTGGGGAATTTCAACCAGGAGAATTTACTAAATTATTTGAGGAGGTTTTAAATACTGTTGATTTAATTTTCCAGAATGGGATTGACTGGAAAGCTTTTGTTAATGCTTTTGGCAAAGTGCAGAATGAAAATCAAGATACTGAACTATCTATCCAGAGTATTGAAAATAAAGGGGATGGGGTAGTTGTCGTTAAAGTGAATGCTCCTGAAGGTGCTGACAAAGAAAAGATTCACAGCGATTTTAATCAAAATTATCAATTAGCATTAGCAGCAGTAGAAGAAAAATATAAAGCACTTTTAGAAGCAAAGGATAATGAAATAGTTATCTATCGTCAACAAAGTGCTGACATGAAAGAAATTACTAGCTTATTAGCCAATAAACCTATAAATGTTCAATTTGATAACAAAGTGGAAAATAAAAATATGACTAACAGTAATGATTCTAGCCGTAAAGTTGAAATTGGTAGTGTTGGTGGAGATTTTACCGCCAGTGGTCAAGCTTTAAATTTAGGTGAAATCAGTGGTACAGTCACAAATACTATTAATGAATTACCATCTGCACCTGAATCTGATAAACCAGGAATTAAGGAATTATTAACCCAACTGCAAACAGCAATTGAAGAAGATGATAATTTAGAAGCAGAAGATAAAGCTGATGCTTTAGAACAAATCAAAAATTTAGCAGATGCTGGGAAAAGTCCCCAAGCAGCAGGAATGCAAAAAACAGCGAAAACCGCAATCAAAATTTTAAAAGGAACTCTTGCCGGTTTACCAACTGCAACAAAATTAGTGAAAGAATTTAGTGAGTTATTACCTGCAATTTCCAGTTTTTTGGGTTTGGGTTAA